A single region of the Rhodococcus sp. W8901 genome encodes:
- a CDS encoding zinc-dependent metalloprotease has product MSDLPFGFSNSDDDPDHKKDPTGREQGGGQGGPGGMPFGFDPSAFGAAGGPGGGGFDPAALGQMLSQFGQMLSGMGSAMGTGQAGPVNYDIAKNLARQQMGTITPITEGTASAVADASRLAELWLDGATTLPAGATRTVAWTPNDWLDGTLDTWKRLCDPVAEQVSGMWVQGLPEEARNMIGPMAGMLTQMGGLTFGSQLGQALGQLSKEVLTSTDIGLPLGPAGTGALLPAAIEAFSEGLEQPHREVLVFIAAREAAYQRLYAHVPWLRQRLLATVEDYARGIKMDFSAIEEAAQGLDPSALTDPSQIEKILQQGAFEPQTTPEQKQALERLETLLALVEGWVETVVTEALGERLPGVAALTETLRRRRATGGPAEQTFATLVGLELRPRKVREAAQLWRRLTADTGVDARDGVWAHPDLLPDSSDLDNPAAFVDRILGGDSGTFHDPIAQLEQTEAREREEKNRESGTGTTDTEGDS; this is encoded by the coding sequence ATGAGCGATCTGCCCTTTGGCTTCTCCAACTCCGACGACGACCCGGACCACAAGAAGGATCCGACGGGCCGCGAACAAGGCGGGGGTCAGGGTGGACCGGGAGGGATGCCGTTCGGCTTCGATCCGAGCGCCTTCGGCGCCGCCGGCGGACCCGGCGGTGGTGGTTTCGATCCGGCCGCGCTCGGCCAGATGCTCAGCCAGTTCGGCCAGATGCTCAGCGGCATGGGCAGCGCGATGGGCACCGGCCAGGCCGGTCCCGTCAACTACGACATCGCGAAGAACCTCGCGCGCCAGCAGATGGGCACGATCACCCCCATCACGGAGGGCACCGCGTCGGCCGTCGCCGACGCCTCCCGCCTCGCCGAGCTCTGGCTGGACGGCGCCACGACGCTGCCGGCCGGCGCCACCCGGACCGTCGCGTGGACGCCCAACGACTGGCTCGACGGCACCCTCGACACGTGGAAGCGCCTGTGCGACCCCGTCGCCGAGCAGGTCTCCGGCATGTGGGTCCAGGGTCTGCCCGAGGAAGCCCGCAACATGATCGGCCCGATGGCCGGGATGCTCACCCAGATGGGCGGACTCACGTTCGGCTCGCAGCTCGGTCAGGCACTGGGCCAGCTGTCGAAGGAGGTTCTCACCTCCACGGACATCGGGTTGCCCCTCGGCCCCGCAGGGACCGGCGCGCTGCTACCCGCCGCGATCGAGGCGTTCAGCGAGGGTCTCGAGCAGCCGCACCGCGAGGTGCTCGTCTTCATCGCCGCCCGCGAGGCCGCCTACCAGCGCCTCTACGCGCACGTGCCGTGGCTGCGGCAGCGTCTGCTCGCCACCGTCGAGGACTACGCGCGCGGCATCAAGATGGACTTCTCCGCGATCGAGGAGGCCGCACAGGGCCTCGACCCGTCCGCGCTGACCGACCCGTCGCAGATCGAGAAGATCCTGCAGCAGGGCGCCTTCGAGCCGCAGACCACGCCCGAGCAGAAGCAGGCACTCGAACGTCTCGAGACGCTGCTCGCGCTGGTCGAGGGCTGGGTGGAGACCGTCGTCACCGAGGCTCTCGGGGAACGGCTCCCCGGCGTCGCCGCCCTCACCGAGACCCTGCGCCGTCGCCGCGCCACCGGCGGGCCGGCCGAGCAGACGTTCGCAACCCTGGTCGGACTCGAACTGCGGCCCCGCAAGGTGCGCGAGGCCGCGCAGCTGTGGCGTCGACTCACTGCCGACACCGGCGTCGACGCCCGCGACGGCGTGTGGGCGCACCCGGACCTGTTGCCCGACTCCTCGGACCTCGACAACCCCGCCGCGTTCGTCGACCGGATCCTCGGCGGCGACTCGGGCACCTTCCACGACCCGATCGCGCAGCTCGAGCAGACCGAGGCCCGTGAGCGGGAAGAGAAGAACCGTGAGAGCGGCACCGGCACCACCGATACCGAGGGCGACTCCTAA
- a CDS encoding M48 metallopeptidase family protein: MTGPASIDGDLPEVEIRRSARRRRTVSARREGDKVVVLMPTGLSKRAEADLVAEMLGKLERADRRAAAWAERSDVELTERCARLSARWLGGAAAPVSVRWVPSMKTRWASCTPTDGTIRVSELLRTVPSYVLDYVLVHELVHLYVAGGHNDRFWSEVRRYPRTERAMGYLEAYAVVTRQPGLVDVVDDCAAADDIASPTG; encoded by the coding sequence GTGACTGGGCCAGCGAGTATCGACGGCGACCTGCCGGAGGTCGAGATCCGGCGCAGCGCCCGCCGACGACGGACGGTGAGCGCGCGCCGCGAGGGCGACAAGGTGGTCGTGCTGATGCCGACCGGGCTGTCGAAGAGGGCCGAGGCCGACCTGGTCGCGGAGATGCTCGGAAAGCTCGAGCGCGCCGACCGCCGTGCCGCGGCGTGGGCCGAACGCAGCGACGTCGAGCTGACCGAGCGGTGCGCCCGGCTGTCCGCGCGGTGGCTGGGCGGCGCCGCGGCCCCGGTCTCGGTGCGCTGGGTGCCGTCGATGAAGACCCGGTGGGCGTCGTGCACGCCCACCGACGGCACCATCCGGGTCAGCGAGTTGCTGCGGACGGTGCCGTCGTACGTCCTGGACTATGTGCTGGTCCACGAACTGGTACACCTGTACGTGGCGGGCGGGCACAACGACCGGTTCTGGAGCGAGGTGCGCCGCTACCCGCGTACGGAGCGCGCGATGGGCTACCTGGAGGCGTACGCCGTCGTCACCCGGCAGCCGGGTCTGGTGGACGTCGTCGACGACTGCGCAGCCGCCGACGACATCGCGAGCCCTACAGGTTAG